A window of the Gemmatimonadota bacterium genome harbors these coding sequences:
- a CDS encoding HD domain-containing protein — protein MNTKHLTSIREPLRKLLVQIPQRNHPLVGHAYHFANASHEGQDRDAGQPYITHPIGVALILASELGFARDAEMMAAALLHDAVEDSALTLNDIEPTFGKNIATLVSGVTKVEGSKAGRTARRIATLQHLFTHARRDPRVLILKLADRMYNMRSLDGISEIDRRQRIARETIDIYAPLSHLLGMARIRRELEDRSLCCLEPRIANQIQTTFRTEPTGHLVKFQDTIRNLLNANGVRTSVRVQQKSLGSIYRKMQHRPLSQIQDRYAVEVIVSRRRLCYLALGILHEHFLPVMERFKDFIALSKRNGYQALHTSVHHKDQRYEIHIQTPAMHRLGEFGIAALRGDVQHEERRTRWLHDFVDWYDRADASHHLMTELKRILFTREIVALTPRGDPFILPEDATVVDFAFAVHTDLGLQCKGGRINGARAYPFSKLAWGDTVEIDTDPDQHPKKSWISRVKTYRARRHIQHHLNSQK, from the coding sequence GTGAATACCAAACACCTGACTTCCATACGCGAGCCTCTGCGGAAATTGCTGGTACAAATTCCCCAGCGCAATCATCCGCTCGTCGGGCATGCATACCACTTCGCCAATGCCAGCCACGAAGGCCAGGACCGCGATGCCGGGCAACCGTATATTACCCATCCCATCGGCGTGGCACTCATCCTGGCTTCTGAATTGGGCTTTGCACGCGACGCGGAAATGATGGCAGCGGCACTATTGCACGACGCCGTTGAAGACTCTGCCCTGACCCTTAACGACATTGAACCCACCTTTGGCAAAAACATTGCCACCCTCGTCAGTGGCGTCACAAAAGTAGAAGGATCAAAAGCCGGTCGCACTGCGCGGCGCATTGCCACCTTGCAACATCTGTTCACCCACGCCAGAAGAGACCCTCGCGTACTCATTCTCAAATTAGCTGACCGCATGTATAACATGCGCAGCCTCGACGGTATTTCAGAAATCGACAGGCGACAACGCATTGCGCGAGAAACCATTGATATATACGCGCCCCTATCGCACTTGTTGGGCATGGCCCGTATTCGCCGCGAACTCGAAGACCGCAGTCTTTGCTGCCTTGAACCGCGTATCGCGAATCAGATACAGACGACATTTAGAACAGAACCAACCGGGCACCTCGTGAAATTCCAGGACACAATTCGCAACTTGCTCAACGCCAACGGCGTGCGGACAAGTGTGCGCGTGCAACAGAAAAGTTTGGGTAGCATTTACCGCAAAATGCAACATCGTCCCCTCAGTCAAATACAGGATCGCTACGCAGTCGAAGTCATTGTCTCGCGCCGTCGTCTGTGTTATTTGGCTCTGGGCATTCTGCACGAGCACTTCCTGCCCGTTATGGAGCGTTTCAAAGACTTTATTGCCCTGTCCAAACGCAATGGCTACCAGGCCCTGCATACCAGTGTCCACCACAAGGACCAACGCTACGAAATCCACATTCAAACCCCTGCAATGCATCGCCTGGGCGAATTTGGCATCGCCGCATTGCGCGGAGACGTACAGCACGAAGAGCGACGCACGCGCTGGTTACACGATTTTGTCGATTGGTACGACCGTGCCGATGCCTCCCATCACCTGATGACTGAACTCAAGCGCATCCTCTTTACCCGGGAAATTGTCGCACTCACCCCCAGAGGGGATCCCTTTATATTGCCCGAAGATGCGACCGTCGTCGATTTTGCCTTTGCCGTGCATACCGACCTCGGCTTACAATGCAAAGGAGGCCGTATCAACGGCGCGCGGGCTTATCCGTTCTCCAAACTCGCCTGGGGCGACACCGTTGAAATTGACACCGACCCAGACCAACATCCCAAAAAGAGCTGGATCAGCCGCGTTAAAACCTACCGCGCCCGCCGTCACATCCAGCACCATCTCAATAGTCAAAAATAA
- a CDS encoding DUF1800 domain-containing protein, translating to MSNREHFPVAPKLAYASTGLEPYIPSAEQPWDEHRAAHLLRRTLIGPTPKEISEAVQSTPEAVVDRLLEMPFLPPNPPAQWVYQDPFQKPNQDQRKIERARVDETRAWWMALIVNQGFSIQERMVLFWHDHFATQAKDVRRPQWMYLQNFLFRKHAVGNFKTIVEGVTRDPAMIYYLDSNSNRVGRPNENYARELMELFTMGEGSTYTEHDIGEAARALTGWIVVGRQPTFRENRFDKGQKTFLGQTGNFNEQDIIDIIFQQEVTAEFICGKLYREFVYEHPDKNVVSELAQIMRDNNYEIKPVLKTLLLSQHFFDPAIIGAKIKSPVELVAGTARSLGFKAGTGRSISSEYLVYIAQVLGQKLLDPPNVAGWPGYRLWISTSTLPERHKMTDEMVDARPRNPNRYTIINPDTVGFVKAFPEPYDAEKLVRDMGECLTAFPVDEYRLEMFLETLLEGADVYDWNPDAIAAPRRIKNILKLIFELPDYQLN from the coding sequence GTGTCCAATCGCGAACATTTTCCTGTTGCGCCCAAACTTGCGTATGCATCCACGGGACTCGAACCGTATATCCCCTCGGCAGAACAGCCGTGGGACGAGCACCGGGCCGCACACCTCTTGCGGCGCACCCTGATTGGCCCAACGCCAAAAGAAATTTCAGAAGCTGTGCAAAGCACACCAGAAGCCGTTGTAGATCGCCTTCTGGAAATGCCTTTTTTGCCACCGAATCCACCCGCTCAGTGGGTTTATCAGGATCCATTTCAAAAACCCAATCAAGACCAGCGCAAAATCGAGCGCGCGCGCGTTGACGAGACCCGCGCCTGGTGGATGGCACTCATCGTCAACCAGGGGTTCTCAATTCAAGAGCGCATGGTGCTCTTCTGGCACGATCACTTTGCCACCCAGGCAAAAGATGTCAGACGTCCACAGTGGATGTATCTCCAGAATTTCCTGTTTCGCAAACACGCCGTCGGCAACTTCAAAACAATCGTCGAGGGCGTCACGCGCGATCCAGCCATGATCTACTACCTCGACAGCAACTCCAACAGAGTGGGAAGACCCAATGAAAATTACGCCCGAGAACTCATGGAATTGTTCACCATGGGCGAGGGCAGTACCTACACAGAACACGACATCGGAGAAGCGGCTCGCGCACTCACGGGGTGGATTGTCGTAGGCAGGCAACCCACTTTTAGAGAGAACCGATTCGACAAAGGCCAGAAGACATTCCTTGGACAAACCGGCAACTTCAATGAGCAAGACATTATCGATATCATCTTCCAGCAAGAAGTCACAGCCGAATTTATATGCGGCAAACTCTATCGCGAATTTGTCTATGAGCATCCAGACAAAAACGTCGTCTCGGAACTCGCGCAAATCATGCGCGACAACAACTACGAAATCAAACCGGTTTTGAAGACATTGCTCTTGAGCCAGCACTTCTTCGATCCAGCCATCATCGGTGCCAAAATCAAAAGCCCCGTCGAACTCGTCGCTGGCACAGCGCGCAGTCTCGGTTTCAAAGCTGGCACAGGCAGGAGCATCAGTTCCGAGTACCTCGTTTACATCGCTCAGGTGCTCGGTCAAAAACTGCTCGATCCCCCCAATGTAGCCGGGTGGCCGGGATATCGACTGTGGATCAGTACGTCAACACTGCCCGAACGCCACAAAATGACCGACGAAATGGTCGATGCCAGACCGCGCAATCCCAATCGTTACACCATCATCAACCCGGATACCGTGGGATTCGTCAAGGCATTTCCCGAACCCTATGACGCGGAAAAACTCGTTCGCGACATGGGAGAGTGTCTGACGGCTTTTCCGGTTGACGAATATCGCCTCGAAATGTTTTTGGAGACACTCCTCGAAGGCGCCGATGTCTATGACTGGAATCCCGACGCGATTGCAGCACCCCGACGCATCAAGAATATTCTCAAACTCATCTTTGAATTGCCCGACTATCAACTGAATTAG
- a CDS encoding DUF1501 domain-containing protein: protein MNRRDFMKNATRGGAGFALGGFMTRAYGRAEAVGPLAAAALSETDRVLVIIRLNGGNDGLNTLVNFENDAYYQARPKIHIKKSEALRLTPAQGLHPRLTGFKELYDEGQMMIMQGVGYPNPNRSHFRSTDIWLTASNSNEFLNHGWLGRYFESQTPGFPDTLPEHPLAVDIGPVLSLALLGKNGAMGIALRNPRQFVNLVEQGNKIIEDGKIPTPAGYELDFIRRINFESLQYSSQVRDAANKGANRVEYPTGNSLANQLSLVARLIAGGLKSKVYLVSQGGYDTHSNQLNRHNTLMGYLNDAVTSFVQDLRQHQLQDRVLGMSISEFGRRTKENGSAGTDHGTSAPMFFFGPSVQAGIAGPSPNFGQVDRRGDFYYDHDFRHVYASVLNQWFDVSQDVVSSIFSSNTSHIPILRPSPLSPLELAKVDFNADGKLDFTDFLEFAQAFGTNETKYDLDGDGNVGFGDFLRFVDAYRNR from the coding sequence ATGAACAGACGCGACTTTATGAAAAATGCGACTCGAGGTGGTGCCGGATTTGCGCTCGGTGGTTTTATGACGCGGGCTTATGGGCGCGCCGAAGCCGTTGGTCCCCTGGCCGCAGCAGCCCTCAGCGAGACCGACCGCGTGCTCGTTATCATTCGCCTCAATGGTGGTAATGACGGCCTCAACACCCTGGTCAATTTTGAAAACGATGCCTATTATCAGGCGCGTCCCAAAATCCACATCAAAAAATCAGAAGCCCTCAGACTCACCCCAGCACAGGGCCTGCATCCTCGACTCACCGGATTCAAAGAACTCTATGACGAAGGTCAAATGATGATCATGCAGGGGGTGGGTTATCCCAATCCCAACCGATCACACTTCCGGTCAACCGACATCTGGTTGACCGCATCGAATTCCAATGAATTTTTGAACCACGGTTGGCTGGGGCGCTATTTTGAATCCCAGACTCCGGGCTTCCCGGACACCTTGCCAGAACATCCTCTTGCCGTTGACATCGGTCCCGTGCTTTCTCTTGCCTTATTGGGCAAAAACGGTGCCATGGGCATTGCCCTGCGCAACCCCAGGCAATTTGTCAATCTCGTGGAGCAGGGCAACAAAATTATCGAAGATGGTAAAATTCCCACACCGGCAGGATATGAACTCGACTTTATCCGCCGCATCAACTTTGAATCCCTGCAATATTCCTCACAGGTCAGAGATGCCGCAAATAAAGGCGCGAACAGGGTTGAATACCCCACCGGGAATTCGCTCGCCAACCAGCTCAGTCTGGTCGCGCGGTTGATCGCAGGCGGCTTGAAATCCAAAGTGTACCTGGTCTCACAGGGCGGATACGACACACATTCCAATCAGCTCAACCGCCACAACACCCTGATGGGATATCTCAACGACGCAGTCACGTCTTTTGTTCAAGACCTGCGGCAACATCAGTTACAAGACCGCGTGCTCGGCATGAGCATTTCGGAATTTGGTCGTCGAACCAAAGAAAACGGCAGCGCAGGTACCGATCACGGCACATCAGCGCCCATGTTCTTCTTTGGCCCATCGGTTCAGGCGGGCATTGCAGGTCCATCCCCCAACTTTGGGCAGGTTGACAGGCGCGGTGACTTTTACTACGATCACGATTTCCGCCATGTCTATGCCTCAGTGCTCAACCAGTGGTTTGACGTATCGCAAGATGTTGTCTCAAGCATCTTTTCATCCAATACGTCTCACATACCCATTCTCAGACCATCACCACTATCACCCCTCGAACTCGCCAAAGTTGACTTTAATGCCGACGGCAAACTCGACTTTACCGACTTTCTCGAATTTGCCCAGGCATTCGGTACCAACGAAACCAAATACGACTTAGACGGCGATGGCAACGTTGGATTTGGCGATTTCTTGAGATTTGTCGATGCTTACCGAAACCGTTAA
- a CDS encoding RNB domain-containing ribonuclease, translated as MQKSKREVTISNRYLYFYASLVKRIYGLIIRNEHKNQPDERYTGHLDEDGIPSSQDAPHTKGRLPDTPVQDEIVLFRFRKRLLIGTCQAVLPRKISEIAVLSEDGRRLRFHHPNLVYLTGTSSRDVPLKTYAMTVRALSREIDLEDVWEIAVEAATPLPLSEIADLFYDTEIDATQWIALYLHLHGACPYFQPLSSNSYSPYTVDQAYFRRQHISRKKDRDEEREEFIHVMANNTESIAEHTLTQRQQTYLEQIRQYALWGSESQHATHAQALISEICKTKKNRQKSAVELLIKKKVWKRNQNLDLLRAEVPTSFLDLVIRQAETLVPTCGNLKKQPVFVIHPPDHPNIALSYRRRFFGGAEFGVHIPDIGALIPKNSHIDRDAAERMAHIPFPDQPIPMLPTRFSHDLGQFQSDKAHPALSIFWRVNRDSHIKDFCIAQTAAINKADLSPENIDHALNDPAHPQHRAIQFFSQLSARLLKKRQTAIHDLEEQSPPNHAHHIARELSLLAGIAVGRWCENKGIPAIYETRDPIENTESIVQISHPIVRRHELHRQTPNTGLSTTPETHHGYGISHYCPITQPTTRYTDLVMQRQIDHYLKTDQSLYTVDDLNTLRYRMWETQDLIDDLVHRHTRNLMLQSWENQIGREFRAVVLHLKMRGVLVELLNHPFKTVIYPGYPVEVGDEIDLRLTGIDRWKGWAHFTEKTYQQSAVGF; from the coding sequence ATGCAAAAATCCAAACGCGAAGTCACAATCTCCAACCGCTATCTCTACTTCTACGCCAGCCTGGTCAAACGCATCTACGGTCTGATCATCCGAAATGAACACAAAAACCAACCCGACGAGCGCTACACGGGCCATCTGGATGAAGATGGAATACCGAGTTCCCAGGATGCGCCTCATACAAAAGGCAGACTGCCCGACACACCTGTCCAGGATGAAATTGTCCTGTTTCGCTTTCGAAAACGCCTGCTCATAGGAACATGCCAGGCTGTTTTGCCCCGCAAAATTTCCGAAATCGCAGTCTTATCAGAAGATGGCCGACGCCTCCGCTTTCACCACCCCAACCTCGTCTATCTCACCGGCACCTCATCGCGCGATGTCCCACTCAAAACTTATGCAATGACCGTCCGCGCTTTGAGCCGGGAAATAGACCTCGAAGACGTATGGGAAATCGCCGTTGAAGCTGCGACCCCGCTTCCACTTTCAGAAATCGCCGACCTCTTCTACGATACAGAAATCGATGCGACACAATGGATCGCCCTCTATCTTCACCTGCACGGCGCCTGTCCTTATTTTCAACCTCTATCTTCCAACTCGTATTCGCCCTATACGGTTGATCAGGCATACTTCCGCCGTCAACACATCAGCCGCAAAAAAGATCGGGATGAAGAACGCGAAGAATTTATCCATGTCATGGCGAATAATACCGAATCCATTGCAGAACACACACTGACCCAACGCCAGCAAACCTATCTGGAACAGATTCGACAATACGCATTGTGGGGCAGCGAATCCCAACACGCGACTCACGCTCAGGCATTGATCTCTGAAATTTGCAAAACCAAAAAAAACCGCCAAAAATCCGCAGTCGAACTACTCATCAAAAAAAAGGTCTGGAAACGCAATCAAAACCTCGACTTGCTCCGCGCCGAAGTTCCAACTTCATTTTTAGACCTCGTCATCCGCCAGGCAGAAACACTTGTGCCCACTTGTGGCAACCTGAAAAAACAACCCGTCTTTGTGATACACCCGCCCGATCATCCAAACATCGCCCTCTCGTATCGCCGCCGGTTCTTTGGAGGCGCAGAGTTTGGCGTACACATACCAGATATCGGCGCACTCATCCCCAAAAATTCGCACATCGACCGCGACGCTGCCGAGCGCATGGCGCACATACCCTTTCCCGATCAACCCATTCCCATGCTACCCACGCGCTTTTCACACGACCTGGGCCAATTCCAGAGCGACAAAGCGCATCCAGCACTCAGCATCTTCTGGCGCGTGAATAGGGATAGCCACATCAAAGATTTTTGCATTGCGCAAACGGCCGCAATCAATAAAGCGGATCTTTCACCTGAAAACATTGACCATGCACTGAATGACCCCGCTCACCCGCAGCACCGCGCCATACAATTCTTCTCGCAATTATCCGCACGCCTCCTCAAAAAGAGGCAAACAGCCATTCACGACCTCGAGGAACAATCACCTCCAAATCACGCCCATCACATTGCCCGTGAACTATCTCTGCTCGCTGGCATAGCCGTTGGTCGGTGGTGCGAAAATAAAGGGATTCCCGCAATTTACGAAACACGCGATCCCATTGAAAATACCGAGTCTATCGTACAAATCTCTCACCCCATCGTGCGCCGCCACGAACTTCACCGCCAAACCCCGAACACCGGCCTCAGTACAACACCAGAAACACATCACGGCTATGGCATCTCGCATTATTGTCCCATCACCCAACCCACAACCAGATACACAGACCTCGTAATGCAACGCCAGATCGATCACTACCTTAAAACCGACCAATCCCTCTACACAGTTGACGACCTCAACACCCTGCGCTACCGCATGTGGGAAACGCAGGACCTCATCGACGACCTGGTACACCGCCATACCCGCAACTTAATGTTACAATCGTGGGAAAATCAAATTGGTCGTGAATTTCGCGCCGTTGTCCTCCACCTCAAAATGCGCGGCGTCCTCGTCGAACTCCTCAACCATCCCTTCAAAACAGTCATCTATCCGGGTTATCCCGTAGAAGTCGGCGACGAAATTGACCTGCGCCTGACGGGTATTGATCGCTGGAAAGGCTGGGCACACTTCACAGAAAAAACCTACCAGCAATCAGCAGTCGGCTTTTAG
- a CDS encoding UbiX family flavin prenyltransferase: MRRITVAITGASGAIYALRTLRALLMREVAVDVVISEFGWMLLRDEAGFEGKQRDFGRFIRELYGVSVDNMALHPLKNLAATLASGSARSDGMVVVPCSMKTLASIAHGLSRNLIERAADVALKEHRKLIIVPRETPMNLIQLRNMVAVAEAGAVVVPAMPAFYQKPETFDDLADFVVGRILSLLGIEHDLYPAWEGG, from the coding sequence ATGAGACGTATTACGGTTGCAATTACCGGAGCAAGTGGGGCTATTTATGCGTTGCGCACGTTGCGCGCATTGCTGATGCGCGAGGTTGCGGTGGATGTGGTGATATCCGAATTTGGCTGGATGTTGCTTCGAGACGAGGCGGGCTTTGAGGGAAAACAGCGAGATTTTGGGAGATTCATTCGGGAACTTTACGGTGTTTCGGTAGATAATATGGCGCTGCATCCACTTAAGAATCTCGCTGCAACGCTGGCGAGTGGTTCGGCGCGATCAGACGGCATGGTGGTGGTGCCGTGTTCGATGAAAACACTGGCGAGTATAGCACATGGGTTGTCGCGCAATTTGATTGAGCGCGCCGCTGATGTCGCTTTGAAAGAGCACCGCAAGCTCATCATTGTGCCGCGGGAGACGCCGATGAATTTGATTCAATTGCGCAATATGGTGGCGGTGGCCGAAGCGGGTGCTGTTGTGGTGCCGGCGATGCCAGCATTTTATCAGAAGCCGGAGACGTTTGATGATTTGGCAGATTTCGTGGTTGGCCGAATTTTGAGTTTATTGGGCATTGAGCACGATTTGTATCCGGCGTGGGAAGGGGGCTAA
- the ubiA gene encoding putative 4-hydroxybenzoate polyprenyltransferase, with product MAGCKSLSGKGKTVMIEGIVTYGRMIKFGHSIFALPFALSGAALAAAGYGISSEQVFWIVVAMVGARSAAMGFNRLVDRKMDAANLRTANRELPRGVISAGAVKVFVCVFSALLVFAAYNLNSLCLMLSPVALGIVFFYSYTKRFTWTTQLFLGLALSLAPVGAWIAVTGQLDAKILLLGGAVLMWVAGFDVIYACQDAEFDQRFGVYSIPQKFGVGPALWIARIFHVIAFGLMVCVGQVFDLGMIYVAGVVCVGGLLVYEHYLVRHRDLSKAGMASLTMNGVVSVVYFAGTLADLLL from the coding sequence ATGGCCGGTTGCAAAAGTTTATCCGGCAAAGGTAAGACTGTGATGATTGAGGGTATTGTCACTTATGGTCGGATGATTAAATTCGGCCACAGTATTTTTGCCTTGCCATTCGCGCTTTCAGGCGCGGCGTTGGCGGCGGCTGGATACGGGATTTCGTCCGAACAGGTGTTCTGGATTGTGGTGGCGATGGTGGGCGCGAGAAGTGCTGCCATGGGTTTTAATCGGCTCGTGGATCGGAAGATGGATGCGGCCAATCTGCGCACGGCCAATCGCGAGTTGCCGCGGGGAGTTATTTCTGCAGGTGCTGTGAAGGTGTTTGTGTGCGTTTTTTCTGCGCTGCTCGTTTTTGCGGCTTATAATTTAAATTCACTGTGTTTGATGCTGTCGCCCGTGGCATTGGGCATTGTGTTTTTTTATTCTTATACGAAGCGTTTTACGTGGACTACGCAGCTTTTTCTCGGTTTGGCATTGTCTCTTGCGCCTGTGGGAGCGTGGATCGCTGTGACGGGACAATTGGATGCAAAGATTTTACTGCTCGGTGGCGCGGTGTTGATGTGGGTCGCGGGGTTTGACGTGATTTACGCCTGTCAGGATGCCGAGTTTGATCAACGGTTTGGTGTGTATTCGATTCCGCAGAAATTTGGGGTTGGTCCCGCATTGTGGATTGCGCGAATATTTCATGTGATTGCTTTTGGTTTGATGGTGTGCGTGGGGCAGGTGTTTGATCTGGGGATGATTTATGTGGCTGGCGTGGTGTGCGTGGGCGGCTTGCTGGTTTATGAGCACTATCTGGTGAGACATCGGGATTTGTCAAAGGCGGGTATGGCGTCTTTGACAATGAATGGTGTAGTTAGTGTGGTGTATTTTGCCGGGACACTGGCCGATTTGTTGTTGTAA
- a CDS encoding peptidyl-alpha-hydroxyglycine alpha-amidating lyase family protein, whose amino-acid sequence MTFGQGDYVYTVQENWWTLPEGWSFGWVPAVAVDSQDRVYVYSRSEHPMVVFDREGNFLSSWGEDVLKDAHGIYIDAEDHVYCVERNTHCLRKFSCDGELLMTVGTPDQEGAEGEPFRLPTDVAFDSEGFMYVSDGYGNARMHKFTPDGELIKSWGEPGTGPGQFDLVHSVRVDKDDRLWVADRSNNRIQFFDTEGNFQGEWTGLHHPDTVYIDDEDGVVYIAELDQRVSIWTVDGEKLSEWGRGVESDIPGEFKKCPHGIWLDSHGDLYVGEVQTDGRLQKFIRQR is encoded by the coding sequence ATGACATTTGGACAAGGGGACTATGTCTATACGGTGCAGGAAAATTGGTGGACGCTACCCGAAGGCTGGTCGTTTGGATGGGTACCGGCGGTGGCTGTTGATTCGCAGGATCGCGTTTATGTGTACAGTCGCAGCGAGCACCCGATGGTGGTATTTGATCGCGAGGGAAATTTTTTGTCTTCGTGGGGCGAAGATGTGTTGAAAGATGCGCATGGCATTTATATTGATGCGGAAGATCACGTCTATTGTGTGGAGCGCAATACGCATTGTTTGCGGAAGTTTAGTTGCGATGGCGAGTTGTTGATGACGGTGGGGACACCCGACCAGGAAGGCGCTGAGGGCGAGCCGTTTCGGTTGCCGACCGATGTGGCATTTGACTCCGAAGGGTTTATGTACGTGTCCGATGGGTATGGCAATGCGAGAATGCACAAGTTTACTCCCGATGGCGAGTTGATCAAGTCCTGGGGCGAACCGGGTACTGGTCCGGGGCAATTTGATCTGGTGCATTCTGTGCGGGTCGATAAGGATGACCGTTTGTGGGTGGCGGATCGGAGCAATAATCGCATTCAGTTTTTTGATACTGAGGGCAATTTTCAGGGCGAGTGGACGGGTTTGCACCATCCCGATACGGTTTATATTGATGACGAAGATGGCGTGGTTTATATCGCGGAATTGGACCAGCGGGTGAGTATCTGGACGGTTGATGGCGAGAAATTGTCCGAGTGGGGGCGCGGGGTTGAAAGCGATATTCCGGGTGAGTTCAAAAAGTGTCCGCACGGTATCTGGCTGGATTCACACGGCGATTTGTACGTGGGAGAAGTGCAGACAGATGGCCGGTTGCAAAAGTTTATCCGGCAAAGGTAA